The bacterium BMS3Abin08 genome has a window encoding:
- the acrB gene encoding acryloyl-CoA reductase electron transfer subunit gamma, whose amino-acid sequence MKILVCIKQVPDTAEVRINPETNTLVRDGVPSIINPYDLNAIEAGLRIREDVGATVTAVSMGPPQAENALREAIAMGVDEVVLLTDRCFAGADTWATAYTLSKAAERIGFDIIICGKQAIDGDTAQVGPEMAEFLGIPHIAYVRAVEEITPDTIVVQRLMEEGYDVVQCPLPVLLTVVKELNEPRLPSLKGKMRAKKAEIKKLSGSDIGVEEENTGLKGSPTQVKNIFAPDLKKDRKVFSGTLEEQTAQLLEELRGLKCL is encoded by the coding sequence ATGAAGATACTTGTATGTATAAAACAGGTTCCCGATACTGCCGAGGTAAGGATAAATCCTGAAACGAACACACTCGTGAGGGATGGTGTTCCGAGTATAATAAACCCCTATGATCTCAATGCAATCGAGGCCGGGCTTAGAATCAGGGAAGATGTCGGCGCAACGGTAACCGCTGTGTCGATGGGACCACCCCAGGCAGAAAATGCGCTCAGAGAGGCGATAGCAATGGGTGTGGATGAGGTCGTGCTTTTGACTGACCGTTGTTTTGCAGGCGCAGACACGTGGGCCACCGCCTATACACTTTCGAAGGCTGCAGAGAGGATCGGTTTTGATATTATTATATGCGGCAAACAGGCTATCGATGGAGACACAGCACAGGTCGGCCCCGAGATGGCGGAATTTCTCGGTATTCCCCACATTGCTTACGTCAGGGCGGTTGAGGAAATCACGCCGGATACCATAGTTGTACAGCGGCTGATGGAGGAAGGATATGATGTGGTGCAGTGCCCTCTTCCCGTTCTGCTCACAGTTGTTAAGGAACTCAATGAACCGAGGCTTCCATCTCTCAAGGGGAAGATGCGTGCAAAAAAAGCGGAAATCAAAAAACTATCGGGTTCTGACATAGGCGTTGAAGAGGAAAACACCGGTCTGAAGGGTTCCCCGACTCAGGTCAAGAACATCTTTGCACCGGATTTAAAAAAGGACAGGAAGGTCTTCAGCGGTACCCTGGAAGAACAGACAGCGCAGCTGCTTGAGGAACTCAGGGGGCTTAAATGTCTGTAG
- the acrA gene encoding acryloyl-CoA reductase electron transfer subunit beta yields the protein MRIVVDPELCTGCETCIDSCPYDAIVMKDDKAFINEYCQFCRACLSVCPEGAIKEIEVESDIGAPADLSACKGVWVIAEQREGTIAGVSLELLGAGKKLADNRATELTAVLFGGSRDQARSLIHRGADRVLHAEDNIFDHFNDEPYIDLLTDLIKDRNPEIVLTGATPIGRSFFPRVAARLRTGLTADCTSLEIDPETGNLIQIRPAFGGNIMAAILCPNHRPQMATVRPRVMKKLDPDTSRNGEIISIDTGGLRSRTKVIKSVKEESGTSVNLQEADIIVSGGRGLGRPEGFRMLEELASLLNGVVGATRAAVDEGWISYSHQVGQTGKTVCPKIYIACGISGAVQHLVGMQSSDIIIAINKNPDAPIFSVANYGIVGDAYEVVPILIKQLKEVKGL from the coding sequence ATGCGTATAGTTGTCGACCCTGAATTGTGCACCGGATGCGAGACCTGTATTGATTCATGTCCCTATGACGCCATCGTTATGAAGGACGACAAGGCATTTATAAACGAATACTGCCAGTTCTGCAGGGCCTGTTTAAGTGTATGCCCTGAAGGTGCGATTAAGGAAATCGAGGTTGAATCAGACATAGGAGCGCCTGCAGATCTTTCCGCCTGCAAGGGAGTCTGGGTCATTGCTGAACAGCGTGAAGGCACAATTGCAGGTGTCTCGCTTGAGCTGTTGGGAGCCGGGAAGAAACTCGCCGACAATAGAGCAACCGAGCTGACAGCCGTACTGTTTGGCGGCAGCCGGGATCAGGCCCGGTCACTCATCCACCGGGGGGCCGACAGGGTACTCCATGCAGAAGATAATATATTTGATCACTTCAATGACGAGCCCTACATCGATTTACTGACAGACCTGATAAAAGACAGAAACCCGGAGATAGTCCTCACAGGTGCAACCCCGATAGGAAGGTCATTCTTCCCGAGGGTCGCTGCACGCCTCAGGACCGGCCTGACGGCAGACTGCACCTCCCTCGAGATAGACCCGGAAACAGGCAACCTCATCCAGATAAGACCCGCCTTTGGCGGAAACATCATGGCAGCCATCCTCTGTCCGAATCACAGGCCGCAAATGGCAACGGTCAGACCGAGGGTCATGAAAAAACTCGACCCCGACACCTCAAGGAATGGGGAAATCATCAGTATTGATACGGGCGGTCTCCGGTCACGGACAAAGGTCATAAAGAGCGTAAAAGAGGAGTCCGGAACCTCGGTTAATCTCCAGGAGGCCGACATTATCGTATCCGGGGGAAGGGGCCTTGGACGACCGGAGGGATTCAGGATGCTGGAAGAACTGGCTTCCCTCCTTAATGGAGTTGTGGGTGCAACAAGGGCGGCTGTTGATGAAGGCTGGATCTCTTACAGCCACCAGGTAGGCCAGACCGGGAAAACAGTCTGTCCCAAAATCTATATAGCCTGCGGCATATCCGGTGCGGTACAGCACCTCGTAGGCATGCAGTCATCTGATATCATTATAGCCATAAACAAAAATCCCGATGCGCCCATTTTCAGTGTTGCCAACTACGGCATAGTCGGTGATGCATACGAAGTAGTACCGATATTGATTAAACAGCTGAAAGAGGTAAAAGGACTATGA
- the fabD gene encoding malonyl CoA-acyl carrier protein transacylase, with the protein MKLAFVFPGQGSQYVGMGKWVYDNFDEARSTFDEASGYLGFDVADLCFNGPKSELNRTFRTQPCILTASIAALRVLVKNGLTPLVVAGHSLGEYSALVSAGVIKFSDAVRLTEKRGRFMQDAVPEGKGLMAAILGLGRVEVDEICLSVSSGYVSPANYNSPGQIVIAGEKEAVEEAICIAKESGARRAIPIAVSAPSHCALMIEASKRLVGELEKIKFTPPVIPIVNNADAMFLNTTGSIKASLIKQLDSPLLWEDSIRNILESGIDTFIEVGPGKILSGLIKRIDTGVKTLNTDKDMEEILSKIK; encoded by the coding sequence ATGAAATTAGCCTTTGTTTTTCCAGGACAGGGCTCACAGTACGTGGGTATGGGGAAATGGGTTTACGATAATTTTGATGAGGCCCGTTCTACCTTTGATGAGGCATCCGGGTATCTCGGCTTTGATGTGGCCGACCTCTGTTTTAACGGCCCCAAATCAGAATTAAACAGGACCTTCAGGACCCAGCCGTGCATCCTCACTGCAAGTATTGCCGCCCTGAGGGTCCTTGTGAAGAACGGCCTGACCCCTTTGGTCGTGGCCGGTCACAGCCTGGGTGAATACTCAGCCCTTGTTTCAGCCGGGGTAATCAAATTCAGTGATGCAGTCCGTCTCACGGAAAAAAGGGGACGTTTTATGCAGGACGCCGTTCCTGAAGGAAAGGGACTGATGGCTGCAATACTGGGTCTTGGCCGTGTAGAGGTCGATGAAATCTGCCTGTCCGTATCCTCGGGTTATGTTTCACCGGCAAACTATAACTCTCCCGGTCAGATTGTTATTGCCGGAGAGAAAGAGGCGGTGGAAGAGGCTATCTGTATAGCAAAGGAATCAGGCGCAAGGAGGGCGATACCCATTGCCGTGAGTGCCCCTTCCCATTGTGCATTAATGATTGAGGCATCAAAGAGGCTGGTAGGGGAACTGGAAAAGATTAAATTCACTCCCCCGGTTATCCCCATCGTAAATAATGCAGACGCCATGTTCCTTAACACCACAGGAAGCATAAAGGCCTCCCTCATAAAACAACTGGATAGTCCCCTGCTCTGGGAGGACTCCATCAGGAACATCCTGGAATCCGGTATAGATACCTTTATAGAGGTTGGACCGGGCAAGATCCTCTCCGGACTGATAAAGAGGATCGACACAGGGGTAAAAACCCTTAACACAGACAAGGATATGGAAGAAATATTAAGCAAGATCAAATAG
- the ispE gene encoding 4-diphosphocytidyl-2-C-methyl-D-erythritol kinase, with translation MLTLHAPAKINWFLKVLEKREDGYHNIYSVMQPLRLHDVLTFERQARGITIRTDLALEVEDNLIYKAAIALKDKTSYRGGAVITLTKRIPLQAGLGGGSSDAATTLEGLNRLWELRLDKEELSSISSLIGSDMPFFIHRRLSVAEGRGEIITPLDTGTGPVSILIIKPAFGVSTPVAYRNVRVFSERDLSLENSLINALKSGDPGALKNSLVNDLEGPVFRLYPELARLKREMLDSGAISALLCGSGSALFGVFSSKEDAGRAASRFGGYWNAVTETL, from the coding sequence ATGCTGACCCTCCACGCACCTGCCAAGATTAACTGGTTTCTGAAAGTCCTTGAAAAAAGAGAAGACGGCTATCATAACATCTATTCGGTGATGCAACCCCTCAGACTGCATGATGTATTGACCTTCGAGAGACAGGCCCGCGGCATCACCATCAGGACAGACCTTGCCCTTGAGGTAGAAGATAACCTCATTTATAAGGCGGCTATAGCGTTGAAGGACAAAACCTCCTACCGCGGCGGAGCAGTTATAACCCTGACAAAGAGGATCCCCCTCCAGGCAGGTCTCGGAGGCGGCAGCAGCGATGCTGCAACCACCTTAGAGGGGTTGAACAGGTTGTGGGAACTGCGCCTCGACAAGGAAGAACTCTCATCGATCAGTTCCCTGATAGGCTCTGATATGCCGTTTTTTATACACCGGCGGTTGTCTGTAGCCGAGGGGCGTGGTGAGATTATTACACCGTTGGATACAGGGACCGGGCCTGTAAGCATACTGATAATTAAACCCGCCTTTGGTGTCTCTACCCCTGTTGCTTACAGGAACGTCAGGGTGTTTTCGGAAAGGGATTTATCACTTGAAAACAGCCTGATTAACGCCCTCAAAAGCGGTGACCCCGGGGCTCTTAAGAATTCCCTGGTGAATGACCTTGAAGGGCCTGTCTTTCGTTTATACCCCGAGCTGGCAAGGCTCAAGAGAGAGATGCTCGACAGTGGTGCAATTTCAGCCCTCCTCTGTGGAAGCGGGTCGGCCCTCTTCGGGGTTTTCTCCTCTAAAGAGGACGCCGGCAGGGCAGCCTCACGGTTCGGTGGGTACTGGAATGCCGTAACCGAAACTCTCTGA
- the yrrB_1 gene encoding TPR repeat-containing protein YrrB: MMTRKLFCISVSFVFFLMACSPTVSTKPTSTPPAAKTLRKPVPVYKSAPSQESYFKYTLGYQAELEGRWDEALKYYREAAGLDPTSPYLKVQIGSILLKKGKVKEATSLVENITKQYPEYLPALKLLGQLYNGRKMKDKAIEVYRKIIELDPGYTDAYLFIGVLYASEQQYDKAISTLKQLLSRKPDSIMALYYIASVYFDSKDFDNAEKYFKKALEVKSDFDAAYFNLGVISETRKETDKAVEYYKKALQLNPHNLQARERLSRLYIKEEKYNEAIAELENMSRQLPKNIEVHKRLGLLYLDSNDYDKAVKEFRIVIEARPEEVSTRYYLSLTLEMLKQYDSAIEELKKLLDLDPGNLNALLHLAYLYAEKGKYSEAAKTYDEILSIEKKPQYFVYKAMNYLKMKDIDAAEKTLKEGLKKFPEDDELYFNLAVVYEKRDNFDEMVRFLEKTLSINPKHADALNYLGYSYAEKGIKLDTALKLIKKALSLKPDSGYILDSLGWVYYKLGRFDDSLKELQRAVQIINNDPVIYDHLGDAYLKLGKQDKALESYKKALLYHDKEEGIKEKLQEKIKRLTH; this comes from the coding sequence ATGATGACGAGAAAATTATTTTGCATATCCGTTTCTTTTGTGTTTTTTCTTATGGCCTGTTCCCCTACGGTGAGTACAAAGCCAACCTCTACTCCACCGGCAGCAAAAACCTTGAGAAAGCCGGTGCCTGTTTATAAATCAGCCCCTTCGCAGGAGTCATACTTTAAATATACGCTGGGTTATCAGGCAGAGCTTGAGGGCAGATGGGATGAGGCATTAAAGTACTATCGGGAGGCAGCCGGGCTTGATCCGACATCGCCTTATCTGAAGGTGCAGATCGGGTCCATCCTGCTCAAGAAGGGGAAGGTAAAGGAGGCAACCTCCCTGGTTGAAAACATAACAAAACAATACCCTGAATATCTCCCTGCGCTGAAATTACTCGGCCAGCTCTACAATGGCCGGAAAATGAAAGACAAGGCAATAGAGGTATACAGGAAAATAATAGAACTTGACCCCGGTTACACGGACGCATATCTCTTTATAGGGGTGCTTTATGCATCTGAACAACAGTACGACAAGGCAATATCCACCCTGAAACAACTGCTCTCCAGAAAACCGGACAGCATCATGGCCCTCTATTATATTGCGTCGGTTTATTTTGATAGTAAAGACTTTGACAATGCAGAGAAGTATTTTAAAAAGGCCCTTGAAGTCAAGAGCGACTTCGATGCTGCATACTTCAACCTCGGTGTTATAAGCGAGACGAGAAAAGAGACCGATAAGGCCGTTGAATATTACAAGAAGGCCCTTCAGCTTAATCCACACAATCTCCAGGCAAGGGAGAGGCTTTCGAGACTCTATATAAAAGAAGAGAAATACAACGAGGCAATTGCCGAGCTTGAGAATATGAGCCGGCAACTTCCAAAAAATATAGAAGTCCACAAGAGACTCGGTCTCCTGTACCTTGACAGCAATGATTATGATAAGGCCGTTAAGGAGTTCAGAATAGTAATAGAGGCACGTCCCGAGGAAGTATCAACCAGATATTATCTCTCCCTCACACTGGAGATGCTGAAACAGTATGATTCGGCGATTGAAGAACTCAAGAAACTCCTCGATCTGGATCCCGGGAATCTCAACGCCCTCCTGCACCTTGCCTACCTCTATGCCGAAAAGGGTAAGTACAGCGAAGCAGCCAAGACATACGACGAGATCCTCAGCATTGAAAAAAAGCCTCAATACTTTGTTTACAAGGCTATGAACTACCTGAAAATGAAGGATATCGACGCTGCGGAAAAGACACTGAAGGAGGGCTTGAAGAAGTTTCCTGAGGATGATGAACTGTATTTCAACCTTGCCGTTGTATACGAAAAAAGAGACAACTTTGATGAAATGGTAAGGTTCCTTGAGAAGACCCTGTCCATTAATCCGAAACACGCCGATGCCCTTAACTATCTCGGTTACAGTTATGCGGAAAAGGGCATCAAGCTCGATACCGCACTGAAGCTTATAAAAAAGGCCCTTTCTTTAAAACCGGACAGCGGTTATATACTGGACAGCCTCGGATGGGTCTATTATAAACTCGGCAGGTTTGATGACTCCTTAAAGGAACTCCAGCGTGCTGTTCAGATTATAAATAATGATCCCGTGATTTACGATCACCTTGGTGATGCATATTTAAAGCTGGGGAAACAGGACAAAGCCCTTGAGTCCTACAAAAAGGCCCTGCTTTACCATGATAAAGAAGAGGGTATCAAGGAAAAACTTCAAGAAAAGATAAAAAGACTTACCCATTAA